From Anopheles coluzzii chromosome 3, AcolN3, whole genome shotgun sequence, the proteins below share one genomic window:
- the LOC120959534 gene encoding protein charlatan isoform X1 yields the protein MTTLLPTSQSTGVETYEDMFKEITRKLYGDESAHGLYPHNTQVAQLAPGAPSAPPDGGERSFTTLTQIGYETTTTNQPSASSSAASQQQQQQQQQQQQQQQEHLTTAFGLAALMQNGFPPPGTMLNPVNFPGASKTPTNISIPSTDDRWQSHQPGDDHPWNGGKHSSPSGYGGSKAYKKPKTEPHDATGASPTGLNIPSTVDRTAGKGAGYAAAAAATSPTGVIKRYSCTSCPYTTDRRDLFTRHENIHKDEKPFQCYACLKPFNRADHVKKHFLRMHRELEYDIAKTRRHPPGGGSGGGKGGTYYAASSQTGGAPTATSSSSSSSSSSSGGGGVGNATTAMTLAQMQLNIPSGSFSNAPSLVVPSHTLDSGSAHLNGSHQAQLLQLHSHHQQQQLQQQQQQHHHQQTHANLHPAQLAIKQEKGSSGSLNTSANSAGGSPDDKYAKKIKGEKKFACTYCPWAGADNWGLKRHLNTHTKPYVCLLCDYKAARSERLATHVLKVHNKKACSKCNFFAEDQAQLEAHLQEAHSHDPSKAGKAGSGGSAGSGAGPTGAHCGTASSTTSTSAVHQPASGGGDTNGNVVLRNLGNAFTSNNLPTNIPTSGNGFGNGTSNGQYHSTNLHHAATGNVLTNSNAANLIETINQHVLASAAGQNGSGQQQQQQQQWIATRPHRKRGPDLLYSYLEADGSDSGDYARLLHMQAVGRNKASVTQDFRNAGGGDNNGGDAGDSSSSSSSSTGTSAAASPYALSMAAAAAIERQMKKKHHGADGKASAASHDSVNLSLASLFGGDQLSFLQLLATAAVAHQQLQLHSSQQQQQQQPYLQPHHHQQQKKQQHQKPSKAVDHHHVGASNGGRYGSTMVSSPPATSTQQQHQQQQPPRATNSTGTAPHSTNGNGATVPLIDPQYQQLQPLALDMGSMKKRRTASSASSAAAANSASSSDKENSIVHRNRINGGSAGTGGTAVPQQQQCNGTAAVVIVPNGSSAILNGGVTDKHNTPHKNGHHHHHHHHHYNPHHHNNNNSSTSNKNINDIFDKVYKKPQNSLNASKQPQPAAHSLAATILRTAPPSAVEEDNRREADAARQDTAPSAQAEQFSLTEFLKSHTEVSISTVGGKGAEDESPVTIIPLPLVADRQQLPEMKETEEQQKVLLEGERNPRKRYQPRRIGESDELPDPPPSDDPMAFVAVEMLDTSMETASKSPEPKEQAEEQQQQQEGKAIDLKVQKQATAAEKPQATVSRLADIRDKHMIKLITNRRCCRICRTSGLLDHLDNAHYHSRMSLFLHTLWRHRRSSAGMCECRKCGAQFARRYMLVLHQKLTKHTGMVMQTESGSNRAPKRATKRIAIKKSSSKHVAGARKQRKRKPRSRCFTAKRKK from the exons ATGACCACCCTCCTGCCGACGTCTCAATCGACCGGGGTTGAGACGTACGAGGACATGTTTAAGGAGATTACCCGGAAGCTGTACGGCGACGAGTCGGCCCACGGGCTCTACCCGCACAACACGCAGGTGGCCCAGCTGGCACCGGGCGCTCCGAGCGCGCCACCGGACGGCGGTGAGCGCTCCTTCACCACACTAACGCAAATCGGCTACGAAACGACCACGACGAATCAACCCTCCGCATCGTCATCCGCTGCctcccaacagcagcagcagcagcagcagcagcagcaacagcagcaacaagaacATTTAACGACTGCATTCGGACTGGCCGCGCTGATGCAGAATGGCTTTCCGCCGCCCGGCACGATGCTGAATCCGGTTAACTTTCCCGGCGCGAGCAAAACGCCCACAA ATATTTCGATCCCCTCAACGGACGATCGCTGGCAGTCGCACCAGCCCGGCGACGACCATCCCTGGAACGGTGGGAAACACTCCTCCCCTTCTGGCTACGGGGGCAGCAAAGCGTACAAGAAGCCCAAAACGGAACCGCACGATGCGACCGGCGCCTCGCCGACCGGCCTCAACATTCCCAGCACGGTCGATCGGACGGCCGGCAAGGGTGCGGGCtacgcggcggcggcggctgccaCCTCGCCCACCGGCGTGATCAAACGGTACAGCTGCACCAGCTGCCCGTACACCACCGACCGGCGGGATCTGTTCACGCGCCACGAGAACATCCACAAGGACGAGAAACCGTTCCAGTGCTACGCCTGCCTGAAGCCGTTCAACCGGGCCGACCACGTGAAGAAACACTTCCTGCGGATGCACCGCGAGCTCGAGTACGATATTGCGAAAACACGCCGCCACCCGCCCGGCGGTGGTTCGGGAGGGGGGAAGGGCGGCACGTATTACGCGGCCAGCAGCCAAACCGGTGGGGCACCGACGGCCAcgagtagcagcagtagcagtagcagcagcagtagtggcggcggtggcgttgGCAATGCAACGACCGCAATGACACTCGCCCAGATGCAGCTGAACATCCCGTCCGGAAGCTTCAGCAATGCACCGTCGCTGGTCGTACCTTCGCATACGCTCGACAGTGGCAGTGCGCATCTGAACGGCAGTCACCAGGCCCAGCTGCTGCAACTTCACagtcatcatcagcagcaacagttgcagcagcagcagcagcaacaccaccaccaacagacCCATGCCAACCTGCACCCAGCCCAGCTGGCGATCAAGCAGGAAAAGGGGTCGTCGGGCAGCCTGAACACTTCCGCCAACTCGGCCGGTGGTTCGCCGGACGACAAGTACGCGAAGAAAATCAAGGGCGAGAAGAAGTTTGCCTGCACGTACTGTCCTTGGGCAG GTGCGGACAACTGGGGACTAAAACGGcatctcaacacacacaccaaaccgtACGTGTGTCTGCTGTGCGACTACAAGGCCGCCCGCTCGGAACGGTTGGCAACGCACGTGCTAAAGGTGCACAACAAGAAGGCCTGCAGCAAGTGTAACTTCTTCGCCGAGGATCAGGCCCAGCTGGAGGCCCATCTGCAGGAAGCACA TTCGCACGATCCATCGAAAGCTGGCAAGGCGGGCAGCGGCGGTTCGGCCGGCAGCGGTGCGGGACCGACCGGTGCCCATTGTGGCACCGCATCatccaccacctccacctccGCCGTGCATCAGCCGGCATCGGGCGGCGGCGACACGAACGGCAACGTCGTCCTGCGCAATTTGGGTAATGCATTTACGTCGAACAATTTGCCCACCAACATTCCGACCAGTGGGAATGGCTTTGG taaCGGCACATCGAATGGCCAGTATCATTCCACTAACCTCCATCACGCGGCCACCGGTAACGTACTGACAAACAGTAACGCTGCCAATCTGATCGAAACGATCAACCAGCACGTCCTGGCATCAGCGGCGGGACAAAACGGTAGtggacagcaacagcaacaacagcaacagtggATCGCAACGAGACCGCACCGAAAGCGTGGTCCGGACCTGCTCTATAGCTACCTAGAGGCGGACGGCAGCGACTCCGGCGACTATGCACG CCTTTTACACATGCAAGCAGTCGGACGGAACAAGGCTTCAGTCACGCAGGATTTTCGTAATGCGGGAGGCGGAGACAACAATGGCGGTGATGCCGGcgacagtagcagcagcagcagcagcagcaccggcacaAGTGCAGCGGCGTCGCCCTACGCCCTGAgcatggcggcggcggcagcaatCGAGCGGCAGATGAAGAAAAAGCATCACGGCGCGGACGGCAAAGCGAGCGCCGCCAGCCACGACAGTGTGAACCTATCCCTAGCCTCACTCTTCGGTGGCGACCAGCTGTCcttcctgcagctgctggccaCGGCTGCCGTGGcacaccagcagctgcagcttcattcgagccagcagcagcagcagcagcagccctaTCTCCAACCtcatcaccaccaacagcagaagaaacagcagcaccagaaaCCATCGAAAGCAGTGGACCACCATCACGTCGGTGCATCGAATGGTGGCCGCTACGGCAGCACGATGGTTTCGTCGCCTCCCGCTACAtcaacacagcaacagcaccagcagcagcaaccaccaaGAGCAACCAACAGCACCGGCACAGCGCCACACAGTACAAATGGCAACGGGGCAACCGTTCCCCTCATCGACCCCCAGTACCAGCAGCTGCAACCACTCGCCCTCGACATGGGCAGCATGAAGAAGCGCCGAACGGCGTCGTCGGCGTCGTCGGCGGCAGCAGCGAACAGCGCATCCTCCAGCGACAAGGAAAACTCCATCGTCCATCGGAACCGCATCAATGGCGGAAGCGCCGGAACAGGCGGGACGGCCGTtccgcaacaacagcaatgCAACGGGACGGCCGCGGTGGTGATCGTTCCGAACGGTTCCAGTGCCATACTAAACGGTGGCGTAACCGACAAACACAACACCCCTCACAAAAatggccatcatcatcatcatcatcatcatcattacaaTCCTCATCaccacaacaataacaatagcaGCACTAGCAATAAGAATATAAACGATATTTTTGATAAAGTGTACAAAAAACCGCAAAACTCATTGAACGCATCAAAGCAGCCGCAGCCGGCCGCCCACTCCCTGGCCGCCACGATCCTTCGGACCGCGCCGCCCTCGGCCGTGGAGGAGGACAATCGGCGGGAGGCGGATGCCGCCCGCCAGGACACGGCTCCGTCCGCCCAAGCGGAGCAATTTTCGCTCACCGAGTTCCTGAAAAGCCACACGGAAGTGTCGATCAGTACGGTCGGTGGCAAGGGCGCGGAAGACGAGAGCCCCGTAACGATCATTCCCCTTCCACTCGTTGCGGATCGGCAGCAGCTGCcggaaatgaaagaaacagAAGAGCAGCAGAAAGTGCTGCTGGAAGGAGAACGGAACCCGCGCAAGCGCTACCAGCCGCGTCGTATTGGCGAGAGTGACGAGCTGCCGGACCCACCACCGTCCGACGATCCGATGGCATTCGTGGCGGTAGAAATGCTGGACACGTCGATGGAAACGGCAAGCAAAAGCCCCGAGCCCAAGGAGCAGgcggaggagcagcagcagcagcaggaaggcAAAGCGATCGATCTGAAGGTGCAAAAGCAAGCGACAGCAGCGGAGAAGCCGCAAGCCACCGTGAGCCGGCTGGCCGACATCCGGGACAAGCACATGATCAAGCTGATCACGAACCGGCGCTGCTGCCGCATCTGCCGCACCAGCGGTCTGCTCGACCATCTGGACAATGCGCACTACCACAGCCGAATGTCGCTGTTTCTGCACACGCTCTGGCGCCACCGGCGCTCGTCGGCGGGGATGTGCGAGTGTCGCAAGTGTGGTGCTCAGTTTGCCCGCCGCTACATGCTCGTCCTGCACCAGAAGCTTACCAAGCATACGGGCATGGTCATGCAGACGGAAAGCGGGAGCAATCGCGCCCCAAAGCGCGCTACAAAACGCATCGCCATAaagaagagcagcagcaagcacgTGGCCGGTGCGCGCAAGCAGCGGAAGCGCAAACCGCGCAGCCGCTGCTTTACGGCGAAGCGCAAGAAGTAG
- the LOC120959534 gene encoding protein charlatan isoform X2, which produces MTTLLPTSQSTGVETYEDMFKEITRKLYGDESAHGLYPHNTQVAQLAPGAPSAPPDGGERSFTTLTQIGYETTTTNQPSASSSAASQQQQQQQQQQQQQQQEHLTTAFGLAALMQNGFPPPGTMLNPVNFPGASKTPTNISIPSTDDRWQSHQPGDDHPWNGGKHSSPSGYGGSKAYKKPKTEPHDATGASPTGLNIPSTVDRTAGKGAGYAAAAAATSPTGVIKRYSCTSCPYTTDRRDLFTRHENIHKDEKPFQCYACLKPFNRADHVKKHFLRMHRELEYDIAKTRRHPPGGGSGGGKGGTYYAASSQTGGAPTATSSSSSSSSSSSGGGGVGNATTAMTLAQMQLNIPSGSFSNAPSLVVPSHTLDSGSAHLNGSHQAQLLQLHSHHQQQQLQQQQQQHHHQQTHANLHPAQLAIKQEKGSSGSLNTSANSAGGSPDDKYAKKIKGEKKFACTYCPWAGADNWGLKRHLNTHTKPYVCLLCDYKAARSERLATHVLKVHNKKACSKCNFFAEDQAQLEAHLQEAHLLHMQAVGRNKASVTQDFRNAGGGDNNGGDAGDSSSSSSSSTGTSAAASPYALSMAAAAAIERQMKKKHHGADGKASAASHDSVNLSLASLFGGDQLSFLQLLATAAVAHQQLQLHSSQQQQQQQPYLQPHHHQQQKKQQHQKPSKAVDHHHVGASNGGRYGSTMVSSPPATSTQQQHQQQQPPRATNSTGTAPHSTNGNGATVPLIDPQYQQLQPLALDMGSMKKRRTASSASSAAAANSASSSDKENSIVHRNRINGGSAGTGGTAVPQQQQCNGTAAVVIVPNGSSAILNGGVTDKHNTPHKNGHHHHHHHHHYNPHHHNNNNSSTSNKNINDIFDKVYKKPQNSLNASKQPQPAAHSLAATILRTAPPSAVEEDNRREADAARQDTAPSAQAEQFSLTEFLKSHTEVSISTVGGKGAEDESPVTIIPLPLVADRQQLPEMKETEEQQKVLLEGERNPRKRYQPRRIGESDELPDPPPSDDPMAFVAVEMLDTSMETASKSPEPKEQAEEQQQQQEGKAIDLKVQKQATAAEKPQATVSRLADIRDKHMIKLITNRRCCRICRTSGLLDHLDNAHYHSRMSLFLHTLWRHRRSSAGMCECRKCGAQFARRYMLVLHQKLTKHTGMVMQTESGSNRAPKRATKRIAIKKSSSKHVAGARKQRKRKPRSRCFTAKRKK; this is translated from the exons ATGACCACCCTCCTGCCGACGTCTCAATCGACCGGGGTTGAGACGTACGAGGACATGTTTAAGGAGATTACCCGGAAGCTGTACGGCGACGAGTCGGCCCACGGGCTCTACCCGCACAACACGCAGGTGGCCCAGCTGGCACCGGGCGCTCCGAGCGCGCCACCGGACGGCGGTGAGCGCTCCTTCACCACACTAACGCAAATCGGCTACGAAACGACCACGACGAATCAACCCTCCGCATCGTCATCCGCTGCctcccaacagcagcagcagcagcagcagcagcagcaacagcagcaacaagaacATTTAACGACTGCATTCGGACTGGCCGCGCTGATGCAGAATGGCTTTCCGCCGCCCGGCACGATGCTGAATCCGGTTAACTTTCCCGGCGCGAGCAAAACGCCCACAA ATATTTCGATCCCCTCAACGGACGATCGCTGGCAGTCGCACCAGCCCGGCGACGACCATCCCTGGAACGGTGGGAAACACTCCTCCCCTTCTGGCTACGGGGGCAGCAAAGCGTACAAGAAGCCCAAAACGGAACCGCACGATGCGACCGGCGCCTCGCCGACCGGCCTCAACATTCCCAGCACGGTCGATCGGACGGCCGGCAAGGGTGCGGGCtacgcggcggcggcggctgccaCCTCGCCCACCGGCGTGATCAAACGGTACAGCTGCACCAGCTGCCCGTACACCACCGACCGGCGGGATCTGTTCACGCGCCACGAGAACATCCACAAGGACGAGAAACCGTTCCAGTGCTACGCCTGCCTGAAGCCGTTCAACCGGGCCGACCACGTGAAGAAACACTTCCTGCGGATGCACCGCGAGCTCGAGTACGATATTGCGAAAACACGCCGCCACCCGCCCGGCGGTGGTTCGGGAGGGGGGAAGGGCGGCACGTATTACGCGGCCAGCAGCCAAACCGGTGGGGCACCGACGGCCAcgagtagcagcagtagcagtagcagcagcagtagtggcggcggtggcgttgGCAATGCAACGACCGCAATGACACTCGCCCAGATGCAGCTGAACATCCCGTCCGGAAGCTTCAGCAATGCACCGTCGCTGGTCGTACCTTCGCATACGCTCGACAGTGGCAGTGCGCATCTGAACGGCAGTCACCAGGCCCAGCTGCTGCAACTTCACagtcatcatcagcagcaacagttgcagcagcagcagcagcaacaccaccaccaacagacCCATGCCAACCTGCACCCAGCCCAGCTGGCGATCAAGCAGGAAAAGGGGTCGTCGGGCAGCCTGAACACTTCCGCCAACTCGGCCGGTGGTTCGCCGGACGACAAGTACGCGAAGAAAATCAAGGGCGAGAAGAAGTTTGCCTGCACGTACTGTCCTTGGGCAG GTGCGGACAACTGGGGACTAAAACGGcatctcaacacacacaccaaaccgtACGTGTGTCTGCTGTGCGACTACAAGGCCGCCCGCTCGGAACGGTTGGCAACGCACGTGCTAAAGGTGCACAACAAGAAGGCCTGCAGCAAGTGTAACTTCTTCGCCGAGGATCAGGCCCAGCTGGAGGCCCATCTGCAGGAAGCACA CCTTTTACACATGCAAGCAGTCGGACGGAACAAGGCTTCAGTCACGCAGGATTTTCGTAATGCGGGAGGCGGAGACAACAATGGCGGTGATGCCGGcgacagtagcagcagcagcagcagcagcaccggcacaAGTGCAGCGGCGTCGCCCTACGCCCTGAgcatggcggcggcggcagcaatCGAGCGGCAGATGAAGAAAAAGCATCACGGCGCGGACGGCAAAGCGAGCGCCGCCAGCCACGACAGTGTGAACCTATCCCTAGCCTCACTCTTCGGTGGCGACCAGCTGTCcttcctgcagctgctggccaCGGCTGCCGTGGcacaccagcagctgcagcttcattcgagccagcagcagcagcagcagcagccctaTCTCCAACCtcatcaccaccaacagcagaagaaacagcagcaccagaaaCCATCGAAAGCAGTGGACCACCATCACGTCGGTGCATCGAATGGTGGCCGCTACGGCAGCACGATGGTTTCGTCGCCTCCCGCTACAtcaacacagcaacagcaccagcagcagcaaccaccaaGAGCAACCAACAGCACCGGCACAGCGCCACACAGTACAAATGGCAACGGGGCAACCGTTCCCCTCATCGACCCCCAGTACCAGCAGCTGCAACCACTCGCCCTCGACATGGGCAGCATGAAGAAGCGCCGAACGGCGTCGTCGGCGTCGTCGGCGGCAGCAGCGAACAGCGCATCCTCCAGCGACAAGGAAAACTCCATCGTCCATCGGAACCGCATCAATGGCGGAAGCGCCGGAACAGGCGGGACGGCCGTtccgcaacaacagcaatgCAACGGGACGGCCGCGGTGGTGATCGTTCCGAACGGTTCCAGTGCCATACTAAACGGTGGCGTAACCGACAAACACAACACCCCTCACAAAAatggccatcatcatcatcatcatcatcatcattacaaTCCTCATCaccacaacaataacaatagcaGCACTAGCAATAAGAATATAAACGATATTTTTGATAAAGTGTACAAAAAACCGCAAAACTCATTGAACGCATCAAAGCAGCCGCAGCCGGCCGCCCACTCCCTGGCCGCCACGATCCTTCGGACCGCGCCGCCCTCGGCCGTGGAGGAGGACAATCGGCGGGAGGCGGATGCCGCCCGCCAGGACACGGCTCCGTCCGCCCAAGCGGAGCAATTTTCGCTCACCGAGTTCCTGAAAAGCCACACGGAAGTGTCGATCAGTACGGTCGGTGGCAAGGGCGCGGAAGACGAGAGCCCCGTAACGATCATTCCCCTTCCACTCGTTGCGGATCGGCAGCAGCTGCcggaaatgaaagaaacagAAGAGCAGCAGAAAGTGCTGCTGGAAGGAGAACGGAACCCGCGCAAGCGCTACCAGCCGCGTCGTATTGGCGAGAGTGACGAGCTGCCGGACCCACCACCGTCCGACGATCCGATGGCATTCGTGGCGGTAGAAATGCTGGACACGTCGATGGAAACGGCAAGCAAAAGCCCCGAGCCCAAGGAGCAGgcggaggagcagcagcagcagcaggaaggcAAAGCGATCGATCTGAAGGTGCAAAAGCAAGCGACAGCAGCGGAGAAGCCGCAAGCCACCGTGAGCCGGCTGGCCGACATCCGGGACAAGCACATGATCAAGCTGATCACGAACCGGCGCTGCTGCCGCATCTGCCGCACCAGCGGTCTGCTCGACCATCTGGACAATGCGCACTACCACAGCCGAATGTCGCTGTTTCTGCACACGCTCTGGCGCCACCGGCGCTCGTCGGCGGGGATGTGCGAGTGTCGCAAGTGTGGTGCTCAGTTTGCCCGCCGCTACATGCTCGTCCTGCACCAGAAGCTTACCAAGCATACGGGCATGGTCATGCAGACGGAAAGCGGGAGCAATCGCGCCCCAAAGCGCGCTACAAAACGCATCGCCATAaagaagagcagcagcaagcacgTGGCCGGTGCGCGCAAGCAGCGGAAGCGCAAACCGCGCAGCCGCTGCTTTACGGCGAAGCGCAAGAAGTAG